Proteins encoded in a region of the Anopheles aquasalis chromosome 2, idAnoAquaMG_Q_19, whole genome shotgun sequence genome:
- the LOC126572491 gene encoding U6 snRNA-associated Sm-like protein LSm4: MLPLSLLKTAQSHPMLVELKNGETYNGHLVSCDTWMNINLREVICTSKDGDKFWRMPECYIRGSTIKYLRIPDEVIDMVKEDVQAKSRNRAEMNKGGRNQNQGRGGGGGGGGGGGGAGRDGGGGRNNMNANNRNTFGGNRGGNRSGLGNPNRNAQNKK, encoded by the exons TTGGTGGAgctgaaaaatggcgaaacatATAACGGACACCTGGTGAGCTGTGACACCTGGATGAATATTAATCTGCGGGAGGTCATCTGCACCTCAAAG GATGGTGATAAGTTTTGGCGAATGCCGGAATGCTACATCCGGGGCAGCACGATCAAATATTTGCGCATCCCGGACGAGGTGATCGACATGGTGAAGGAGGACGTACAGGCAAAGTCGCGCAACCGGGCAGAAATGAACAAGGGCGGACGAAATCAGAACCAGGGtcgaggcggtggtggtggtggcggaggaggcggcggcggcgctggtagagatggtggcggtgggcgAAACAATATGAATGCCAACAATCGTAACACCTTCGGCGGCAACCGTGGCGGTAACCGTTCCGGACTGGGGAACCCAAATCGAAATGCTCAGAATAAGAAATAA